One genomic region from Amycolatopsis sp. FBCC-B4732 encodes:
- a CDS encoding ferredoxin yields the protein MKITTDTASCVASGQCVLLAPGTFDQDEETGTVVLLTGEPAAGEEEAVRQAELTCPAAAIRLTGS from the coding sequence ATGAAGATCACCACCGACACCGCCAGCTGTGTCGCTTCCGGGCAGTGCGTGCTGCTCGCGCCGGGCACGTTCGACCAGGACGAGGAGACCGGCACGGTCGTCCTCCTCACCGGGGAGCCGGCGGCGGGCGAGGAGGAGGCGGTCCGCCAGGCCGAGCTGACCTGCCCGGCCGCCGCGATCCGCCTCACCGGCTCGTAA
- a CDS encoding GNAT family N-acetyltransferase: MHVFLETERLILRRFTENDADALFELYDDAEVMKYLNGGLPADRTEIVTLDLPAFLGYYERFPGYGFWAAIEKRTGDFLGWFHFRPRPQDPPDAPELGYRLHRKAWGRGYGTEGSAALLAKGFTELGVTRVTAFTMTVNQRSRRVMEKLGMTFVRTYFEEFPEHERAPGSEHGEVEYAITREQWSSRS; the protein is encoded by the coding sequence ATGCACGTATTCCTCGAAACCGAGCGGCTGATCCTCCGCCGGTTCACCGAGAACGACGCGGACGCGCTCTTCGAGCTCTACGACGACGCGGAAGTGATGAAGTACCTCAATGGGGGCCTGCCGGCCGACCGCACGGAGATCGTCACCCTCGATCTCCCCGCGTTCCTCGGTTACTACGAGCGTTTCCCCGGTTACGGGTTCTGGGCGGCCATCGAGAAGCGGACCGGCGATTTCCTGGGGTGGTTCCATTTCCGCCCGCGTCCGCAGGACCCGCCCGACGCGCCGGAGCTGGGGTACCGGCTGCACCGCAAGGCCTGGGGGCGGGGCTACGGCACCGAAGGCTCAGCGGCACTGCTCGCGAAGGGGTTCACCGAACTGGGGGTCACCCGCGTGACGGCGTTCACCATGACGGTGAACCAGCGGTCGCGGCGCGTGATGGAGAAACTGGGGATGACGTTCGTCCGCACGTACTTCGAGGAGTTCCCCGAGCACGAGCGCGCCCCGGGCAGCGAGCACGGCGAAGTCGAGTACGCCATCACCCGAGAGCAGTGGTCCAGCCGGTCGTGA
- a CDS encoding Glu/Leu/Phe/Val dehydrogenase dimerization domain-containing protein yields MTAHEHLVARRGRRSGVTTMVAIHSTALGPAVGGCRFKPYPTIEEAVGDVLRLSAAMTAKCAVAGLAFGGGKSVIAPEPGRVLSPEERRDVLLDHADLVAEFGGAYRAGPDVGTGPADMLVLREASPYAFCTPESAGGTGSSSGPTAVGVLAALRAALGTADVAGRRVVISGYGSVGAHLAASLHAAGADVVVSDIDPAKRADAEKSGLTWTEPGKALTLTADVLIPAAVGGVLSPETVARLDTPLVVGPANNQLTADTVADDLAARGVRWIPDYVASAGGILYTLSREAEGLDHEAALARVETIEQTVTNLLDSAEANATTPLHEAAALAGRRLTSGAAPRTP; encoded by the coding sequence ATGACCGCACATGAGCACCTCGTCGCCCGGCGTGGCCGTCGATCCGGCGTCACCACGATGGTCGCGATCCACTCGACCGCGCTCGGCCCCGCCGTCGGCGGCTGCCGCTTCAAGCCCTACCCCACGATCGAAGAAGCCGTCGGCGACGTCCTGCGGCTGTCGGCGGCCATGACGGCGAAGTGCGCCGTCGCCGGGCTCGCGTTCGGCGGCGGCAAGAGCGTCATCGCGCCGGAGCCCGGGCGGGTGCTTTCGCCCGAGGAGCGCCGGGACGTCCTGCTCGACCACGCCGACCTGGTCGCCGAGTTCGGCGGGGCCTACCGGGCCGGTCCGGACGTCGGCACCGGCCCGGCCGACATGCTGGTGCTGCGCGAGGCCTCGCCGTACGCGTTCTGCACGCCCGAGTCCGCCGGCGGAACCGGTTCCTCCAGCGGTCCGACCGCCGTCGGCGTGCTCGCGGCGCTGCGGGCCGCCCTCGGCACGGCGGACGTGGCGGGACGCCGGGTGGTGATCAGCGGCTACGGCTCCGTGGGCGCGCACCTCGCGGCGAGCCTGCACGCGGCCGGCGCCGACGTCGTCGTCTCCGACATCGACCCCGCGAAGCGCGCCGACGCCGAGAAGAGCGGCCTGACCTGGACCGAACCCGGGAAAGCGCTCACCCTTACCGCCGACGTGCTGATCCCGGCGGCGGTCGGCGGCGTGCTCAGCCCCGAGACGGTCGCCCGGCTCGACACGCCGCTCGTCGTCGGGCCGGCCAACAACCAGCTCACGGCCGACACCGTGGCCGACGACCTGGCCGCCCGCGGCGTGCGGTGGATCCCCGACTACGTCGCGAGCGCCGGCGGGATCCTGTACACACTCTCGCGCGAAGCGGAGGGCCTGGACCACGAGGCCGCGCTCGCCCGCGTCGAGACGATCGAGCAGACCGTCACGAACCTCCTGGACTCCGCGGAGGCCAACGCGACCACCCCGCTGCACGAGGCGGCCGCGCTGGCCGGGCGACGGCTCACTTCTGGTGCGGCGCCACGTACTCCCTGA
- a CDS encoding Lrp/AsnC family transcriptional regulator yields the protein MLDELDSAIVRHLQEDARQTNRDIARKVGIAPSTCLERIRLLRERGVIRGYHADIDLASLNRGVRALVTAQVRPLSRAVIDSFQRSIAELPEVLSVYVTAGSDDFLIEVTTPDIDALHAFLTDRLALRREIVGFRTSIVFRHLRKTTLEPLA from the coding sequence GTGCTCGACGAACTTGATTCGGCGATCGTGCGGCACCTGCAGGAAGACGCGCGGCAGACCAACCGGGACATCGCCCGCAAGGTCGGCATCGCGCCCTCGACGTGCCTCGAACGCATCCGGCTGCTGCGCGAACGCGGCGTGATCCGCGGTTACCACGCCGACATCGACCTGGCGAGCCTCAACCGCGGCGTCCGGGCGCTGGTCACGGCGCAGGTGCGGCCGCTGAGCCGGGCGGTCATCGACTCCTTCCAGCGGTCGATCGCCGAACTGCCGGAAGTGCTCTCCGTGTACGTGACCGCGGGCAGTGACGATTTCCTGATCGAAGTCACCACGCCGGACATCGACGCGTTGCACGCTTTCCTCACCGACCGGCTGGCGCTGCGCCGGGAGATCGTGGGGTTCCGCACGTCGATCGTTTTCCGCCACTTGCGCAAGACGACGCTTGAACCGCTCGCTTAG
- a CDS encoding GH92 family glycosyl hydrolase: MSRPLSRLSRRLRAAVLAAAVVGAGVVATPAHAATLALTQYVNPFIGTDNSNSPNPVPGGAGGSTYPGATVPFGMVQFSPDTPTASPSGYRYSDTGIEEFSLTHFNGAGCPNNEDLGLLPITGAIGTSPGTGWTGYAGRYTKANESAAPGYYKNKLDNYNTTVELSATKRSGSMKLTYPNTTSARLLVNTGRSATGNRNGSISISGSQLTGAVTGGGFCGSSKTYQIFYVIQFDRAPSGFGTWLGGTVSAGSASTSGTNSGGYVTFDTSSNATVQAKVGISFVSLANAQANLAAESPGFDFAGVRSAADTSWNTILNRVQVTGGAAADLQKFYTALYHVFQNPNTASDTNGQYRGFDQAVHTASHTVYQNYSGWDIYRSWAALIGLVAPNEASDIAKSMVLDGQQGGLLPKWSHNNNEHFVMTGDPGPIVVGSMYAFGVRGFDTSAALTLMDKSSNGGTAQGQAIRGRESGYLSRHYITEDPSDSLEYSASDFAIAQFAKSVGDTAKYTTYMQRAQWWQNVFGTDSGYIQPRGTTGTWAWPVVPSSNSGYTEGNPSQYTWMVPYNYQGLINLMGGTKTAVQRLDHHFTQLNGGLTQPYFYIGNEPEHGVPWAYNYAAHPQGTSSAVRRVMNESFTTGAGGEPGNDDLGATSAWYVFAALGMYPATPGADVLALHGPLFPSVSIVRPSGTIQITGTGAGQGAQYVQNLSVNGTSTTRSWIRYGDIAGASTLNYTMGSSPSGWGTGTADVPPSYNDGFTPPPAAPDLGTNLAQGKAATGSATCNSAESADKAVDGSLADNSKFCSTAATKFLQVDLGSAQNVSSFVVDHAGLGGETTGWNTGAFTIQTSTDGSTWTTVANVSGSRASRTYHPITTRSARYVKLNITTPANDGNGAARIYEFEVYR; this comes from the coding sequence ATGTCCAGACCACTCTCGAGGCTGTCCAGACGGCTGCGCGCGGCCGTGCTCGCCGCGGCCGTCGTGGGGGCGGGGGTCGTCGCGACCCCGGCCCACGCCGCGACGCTGGCCCTTACGCAGTACGTGAATCCCTTCATCGGCACCGACAACAGCAACTCGCCCAACCCCGTGCCGGGCGGGGCCGGCGGCAGCACCTACCCCGGGGCCACCGTGCCGTTCGGGATGGTGCAGTTCAGCCCGGACACCCCGACCGCGTCGCCGTCCGGGTACCGCTACAGCGACACCGGCATCGAAGAATTCAGCCTGACCCACTTCAACGGCGCCGGCTGCCCCAACAACGAAGACCTCGGCCTGCTGCCGATCACCGGCGCCATCGGGACTTCGCCGGGCACCGGCTGGACCGGGTACGCGGGGCGCTACACCAAGGCGAACGAATCGGCCGCGCCCGGCTACTACAAGAACAAGCTCGACAACTACAACACGACCGTCGAGCTTTCCGCGACCAAGCGGTCCGGCTCGATGAAGCTGACCTACCCGAACACGACGTCCGCGCGGCTGCTGGTCAACACCGGCCGCAGCGCCACCGGCAACCGGAACGGGTCCATCAGCATCAGCGGCAGCCAGCTCACCGGTGCGGTGACCGGCGGGGGGTTCTGCGGTTCCTCGAAGACGTACCAGATCTTCTACGTGATCCAGTTCGACCGCGCGCCCAGCGGGTTCGGCACCTGGCTCGGCGGCACGGTGAGCGCCGGTTCCGCGAGCACCAGCGGCACGAACTCGGGCGGCTACGTCACTTTCGACACCTCGAGCAACGCCACCGTGCAGGCGAAGGTCGGTATTTCGTTCGTCAGCCTGGCCAACGCGCAGGCGAACCTCGCCGCCGAGAGCCCCGGCTTCGACTTCGCCGGCGTGCGGTCGGCGGCCGACACGAGCTGGAACACCATCCTCAATCGCGTCCAGGTGACCGGCGGCGCGGCCGCGGACCTGCAGAAGTTCTACACGGCGCTATACCACGTGTTCCAGAACCCGAACACCGCCAGCGACACCAACGGCCAGTACCGCGGGTTCGACCAGGCGGTCCACACCGCGTCGCACACCGTCTACCAGAACTACTCCGGCTGGGACATCTACCGGTCGTGGGCCGCGCTGATCGGGCTGGTCGCGCCGAACGAAGCCAGCGACATCGCGAAGTCGATGGTGCTGGACGGCCAGCAGGGCGGCCTGCTGCCCAAGTGGTCGCACAACAACAACGAGCACTTCGTGATGACCGGCGACCCCGGGCCGATCGTCGTCGGCAGCATGTACGCCTTCGGCGTCCGCGGCTTCGACACGTCGGCGGCGCTCACGCTGATGGACAAAAGCTCCAACGGCGGAACCGCGCAGGGGCAGGCGATCCGCGGCCGGGAAAGCGGCTACCTCAGCCGGCACTACATCACCGAAGACCCTTCGGACTCGCTCGAATACTCGGCGTCCGACTTCGCGATCGCGCAATTCGCGAAGTCCGTCGGTGACACCGCGAAGTACACCACCTACATGCAGCGCGCCCAGTGGTGGCAGAACGTGTTCGGCACCGATTCCGGCTACATCCAGCCGCGCGGCACCACCGGCACGTGGGCGTGGCCGGTCGTGCCGTCGAGCAACAGCGGCTACACCGAAGGCAACCCGTCGCAGTACACGTGGATGGTGCCCTACAACTACCAGGGGCTGATCAACCTGATGGGCGGCACCAAGACCGCCGTCCAGCGGCTCGACCACCACTTCACCCAGCTCAACGGCGGCCTCACCCAGCCGTACTTCTACATCGGCAACGAGCCCGAGCACGGCGTGCCGTGGGCGTACAACTACGCGGCCCACCCGCAGGGCACCAGTTCGGCGGTGCGGCGCGTGATGAACGAGTCGTTCACCACCGGTGCGGGCGGCGAGCCCGGCAACGACGACCTCGGCGCCACGTCGGCGTGGTACGTCTTCGCCGCGCTGGGCATGTACCCGGCGACGCCGGGTGCGGACGTCCTGGCGCTGCACGGGCCGCTGTTCCCGTCGGTCTCGATCGTCCGCCCGAGCGGCACGATCCAGATCACCGGCACCGGCGCGGGCCAGGGCGCGCAGTACGTGCAGAACCTGAGCGTCAACGGGACTTCGACGACCAGGTCGTGGATCCGCTACGGCGACATCGCGGGCGCGTCGACGCTGAACTACACGATGGGCTCGTCGCCGAGCGGCTGGGGCACGGGCACCGCGGACGTCCCGCCGTCGTACAACGACGGGTTCACGCCGCCGCCTGCCGCACCGGATCTCGGCACGAACCTGGCGCAGGGCAAGGCGGCCACGGGCTCGGCGACGTGCAACTCGGCCGAGAGCGCGGACAAGGCCGTCGACGGCAGCCTGGCGGACAACAGCAAGTTCTGCAGCACCGCGGCGACGAAGTTCCTCCAGGTCGACCTCGGGTCGGCGCAGAACGTGTCCTCGTTCGTGGTCGACCACGCCGGCCTCGGCGGGGAGACGACGGGCTGGAACACCGGTGCGTTCACGATCCAGACGTCGACCGACGGCTCGACGTGGACGACGGTCGCGAACGTGTCCGGTTCGCGCGCCAGCCGCACGTACCACCCGATCACGACGCGCTCGGCCCGGTACGTGAAGCTGAACATCACCACGCCCGCCAACGACGGCAACGGCGCGGCGCGGATCTACGAGTTCGAGGTCTACCGCTGA
- a CDS encoding phosphotransferase family protein, protein MVPFPPAATEAGFAALTRAGLLPAVTGLLGRDDVVPFTEGSLPVYAAGDDLVLKLYPPLYRDELTTERTALEVLHGRLPTPALKDAGEHDGWGWLLMERLPGRTLKEAWPALSTEDRRRLMPELGELLATLHALDDPRLAALPPAGWTAFVAGQREKAVAHHRRTGLDETWVAQVPVFLDAVDLGTPPVVPLHTEFMRDHVMLDGGRITGLFDFEPAMRGAAEYDFVAVGLFVTSGDGDLLRRFLDGYGQQVDPRRCLAYALLHVYSNFPWYFREMPAPPAPTLNALATAWWGSGQGTPQ, encoded by the coding sequence ATGGTGCCCTTCCCGCCCGCGGCGACCGAGGCCGGGTTCGCGGCGCTCACCCGCGCCGGCCTGCTGCCCGCGGTCACCGGACTGCTGGGCCGCGACGACGTCGTGCCGTTCACCGAGGGCTCGCTGCCGGTCTACGCCGCCGGCGACGACCTGGTCCTCAAGCTGTACCCGCCGCTGTACCGCGACGAGCTCACCACCGAACGCACGGCGCTCGAAGTGCTGCACGGCCGTTTGCCGACGCCGGCGCTGAAGGACGCGGGCGAGCACGACGGCTGGGGCTGGCTGCTGATGGAACGCCTGCCCGGCCGGACGCTCAAGGAAGCCTGGCCCGCACTGTCCACTGAGGACAGGCGGCGGCTGATGCCCGAACTGGGCGAGCTGCTGGCCACGCTGCACGCGCTCGACGACCCGCGGCTGGCCGCGCTCCCGCCGGCCGGCTGGACCGCGTTCGTCGCCGGACAACGCGAAAAGGCCGTCGCCCACCACCGCCGGACCGGGCTGGACGAGACGTGGGTGGCGCAGGTCCCGGTGTTCCTCGACGCCGTCGACCTCGGGACGCCGCCGGTCGTGCCGCTGCACACGGAGTTCATGCGCGACCACGTCATGCTCGACGGCGGCCGCATCACCGGCCTGTTCGACTTCGAACCCGCGATGCGCGGCGCCGCGGAGTACGACTTCGTGGCGGTGGGCCTGTTCGTGACGAGCGGCGACGGCGACCTCCTGCGCCGGTTCCTCGACGGCTACGGGCAGCAGGTCGATCCCCGCCGTTGCCTGGCGTACGCGCTGCTGCACGTCTACAGCAACTTCCCTTGGTACTTCAGGGAAATGCCCGCACCCCCGGCGCCGACGCTGAACGCACTGGCGACGGCATGGTGGGGCTCAGGGCAAGGCACGCCGCAGTAG
- a CDS encoding PHP domain-containing protein gives MTIDLHAHSTASDGTTPPSELPRLAAEAGLTVLALTDHDTFAGLAAASAASDIELIPGVEISCRLDDAEVHLLGLFVAPGHAGLAAALELIRTDRDHRGVRMVERCRELGAPITLSQVKEIAAGAPLGRPHIAAALAAVGITDAFTPEWIADGGRADVPKHVLATADAIRLVRAAGGVAVLAHPRSVKRRAEVSDTQLATLAVAGLAGIEVDHPEQPPEVGARLRDVAADLGLLTTGSSDFHGDRKPVRLGDFTTSPEVFAALREAAGRP, from the coding sequence GTGACGATCGACCTGCACGCGCACAGCACGGCGTCCGACGGGACGACACCGCCGTCGGAGCTCCCCCGGCTCGCCGCCGAAGCCGGGCTGACGGTACTCGCGCTCACCGACCACGACACCTTCGCGGGGCTGGCCGCGGCGTCCGCTGCTTCGGACATCGAGCTGATCCCCGGCGTCGAGATCTCGTGCCGGCTCGACGACGCCGAGGTGCACCTGCTGGGGCTGTTCGTCGCTCCCGGGCACGCGGGACTGGCCGCCGCGCTCGAGCTGATCCGCACCGACCGGGACCACCGCGGGGTGCGGATGGTCGAACGGTGCCGGGAGCTGGGCGCGCCGATCACCCTTTCGCAAGTGAAGGAGATCGCCGCGGGCGCGCCGCTCGGCCGGCCGCACATCGCCGCGGCGCTGGCCGCCGTGGGCATCACCGACGCCTTCACCCCGGAGTGGATCGCCGACGGCGGCCGCGCGGACGTGCCCAAGCACGTCCTGGCCACGGCGGACGCGATCAGGCTGGTCCGGGCAGCCGGGGGTGTCGCGGTGCTCGCCCACCCGCGGTCGGTCAAGCGGCGGGCCGAGGTCTCCGACACGCAGCTGGCCACGCTGGCCGTGGCCGGGCTCGCCGGGATCGAGGTCGACCACCCGGAGCAGCCACCGGAGGTCGGCGCGCGACTCCGGGATGTGGCCGCGGACCTGGGATTGCTCACGACGGGGTCGAGCGACTTCCACGGCGACCGCAAGCCGGTCCGCCTCGGCGACTTCACGACGTCACCCGAGGTGTTCGCGGCGCTGCGGGAGGCTGCCGGAAGGCCGTGA
- a CDS encoding FAD-binding and (Fe-S)-binding domain-containing protein, with the protein MEILTDAATLALYTTDASNYRHVPRGVVLPESVDDVVAAVAEARARDLPVIARGGGTSVAGNACGPGLVIDASRHLGGVLSLDPGTRLARVLPGTVLDDLQAVAAPHGLRFGPDPSTHSRCTIGGMIGNNACGSHSVAWGRTVDVVRSLEVLLYDGTRLRFGPDEPTEGRIFDELRALVRDNLALLRKELSTWPRRVSGYGLEHLLPENGFDVAKALVGSEGTCVTILEATVSLAELPDRKVLAVLGFPSDIAAADAVPAILPWSPLTVEGVDAELVAMLPGRAADLPPGGAWLFVELAGDDPASRARALAASLDLTGFAIVDDPAAQRGLWRIREEGAGLATRLADGSEAWPGWEDAAVPPERLGAYLREFKELMRAHGRRSVVYGHYGEGCLHLRLDFDLLSSSGVADFRRFLEEAADLVAAHGGSLSGEHGDGQARSELLSRMYSPEMMDVFARFKGIFDPAGRMNPGILVAPRAIDADLRVRSAAPAVEDAVFLGYPEDRGSFGQAMRRCVGVGKCRNTSGGGVMCPSYRATREEQHSTRGRAHLLAEMINGEVIKDGWRSSEVHDALDLCLSCRGCLSDCPVDVDMATYKAEFLHQHYRRRLRPASHYSMGWLPMWLRLSARAPRLANFVGRSRLAGLVKRLGGIAAERDLPSFAPSPFTRSRADLRRRASGERRVVLWPDSFNNYLTPSVLDAAYEVLTAAGYDVVLPDRGVCCGLTWVSTGQLGVARRVLDRTLDVLAPYLADGYEVAGLEPSCTALFRGDLPALMPGDERASLLASRTFTFAELLERAPIPFAALDVDAITQVHCHQHAVLGFGPDESALAAAGVRNTTLDSGCCGLAGNFGFERGHYDVSKAVAEDRMLPAIRAASPETVVVSDGFSCRTQIEQESGRRPVHLAELLRRALP; encoded by the coding sequence GTGGAGATCCTCACCGACGCCGCCACGCTCGCGCTCTACACGACCGACGCGTCCAACTACCGCCACGTGCCGCGCGGCGTGGTCCTGCCGGAGTCCGTCGACGACGTCGTCGCCGCGGTCGCCGAAGCCCGCGCCCGTGACCTGCCGGTGATCGCGCGCGGCGGCGGCACAAGCGTCGCCGGGAACGCGTGCGGGCCCGGGCTGGTCATCGACGCGTCCCGCCACCTCGGCGGGGTGCTCTCGCTGGACCCGGGGACCCGGCTCGCGCGGGTGCTGCCCGGGACCGTGCTCGACGACCTGCAGGCGGTCGCGGCGCCGCACGGGCTGCGGTTCGGGCCGGACCCGTCGACGCACAGCCGCTGCACGATCGGCGGGATGATCGGCAACAACGCGTGCGGCTCGCACTCGGTGGCGTGGGGGCGCACGGTCGACGTCGTCCGCTCGCTGGAGGTGCTGCTCTACGACGGCACGCGGCTGCGGTTCGGGCCGGACGAGCCCACCGAAGGCCGGATCTTCGACGAGCTGCGGGCTTTGGTGCGCGACAACCTGGCGTTGCTGCGCAAGGAACTCTCGACGTGGCCGCGCCGCGTTTCCGGCTACGGGCTCGAGCACCTGTTGCCGGAGAACGGCTTCGACGTCGCCAAGGCGCTCGTCGGGAGCGAGGGCACGTGCGTGACGATCCTCGAAGCGACCGTGTCCCTCGCCGAGCTCCCGGACCGGAAAGTGCTGGCGGTGCTGGGCTTCCCGTCCGACATCGCGGCGGCTGACGCGGTGCCGGCGATCCTGCCGTGGTCGCCGCTGACCGTCGAAGGCGTGGACGCCGAGCTGGTCGCGATGCTGCCGGGCCGGGCCGCCGACCTGCCGCCGGGTGGGGCGTGGCTGTTCGTCGAGCTGGCCGGGGACGACCCGGCTTCGCGGGCACGAGCCTTGGCGGCGTCCCTCGATCTGACGGGCTTCGCGATCGTGGACGACCCGGCCGCGCAACGCGGGCTGTGGCGGATTCGCGAGGAGGGCGCCGGGCTCGCGACGCGGCTCGCCGACGGGTCGGAAGCGTGGCCGGGCTGGGAGGACGCCGCCGTCCCGCCCGAGCGGCTCGGCGCGTACCTGCGCGAGTTCAAGGAGCTCATGCGGGCGCACGGGCGCCGCAGCGTCGTGTACGGCCACTACGGCGAAGGCTGCTTGCATCTGCGGCTCGACTTCGACCTGCTGTCGTCCTCAGGCGTGGCGGACTTCCGGCGCTTCCTGGAAGAAGCCGCGGACCTCGTCGCGGCGCACGGCGGTTCGCTGTCCGGTGAGCACGGCGACGGCCAGGCGCGGTCGGAGCTGCTGTCCCGGATGTACAGCCCCGAGATGATGGACGTTTTCGCGCGGTTCAAGGGGATCTTCGACCCGGCCGGGCGGATGAACCCCGGCATCCTGGTGGCGCCCCGGGCGATCGACGCGGACCTGCGCGTGCGCTCGGCGGCACCGGCCGTCGAGGACGCCGTGTTCCTCGGCTACCCCGAGGACCGGGGGAGTTTCGGGCAGGCGATGCGGCGCTGCGTCGGCGTCGGGAAGTGCCGCAACACCAGCGGTGGCGGCGTGATGTGCCCGAGCTACCGGGCCACCCGCGAGGAGCAGCACTCGACGCGCGGGCGCGCGCACCTGCTCGCCGAGATGATCAACGGCGAAGTGATCAAGGACGGCTGGCGATCGTCCGAAGTGCACGATGCCCTCGATTTGTGCCTGTCCTGCAGGGGATGCCTGTCGGACTGCCCGGTCGACGTCGACATGGCGACGTACAAGGCGGAGTTCCTGCACCAGCACTACCGGCGGCGGCTGCGCCCGGCGTCGCACTACTCGATGGGCTGGCTCCCGATGTGGCTGCGGCTCAGCGCGCGGGCACCGCGGCTGGCCAACTTCGTCGGGCGCTCCCGCTTGGCGGGCCTGGTGAAACGGCTCGGCGGGATCGCGGCGGAACGCGATCTGCCGTCGTTCGCGCCTTCGCCGTTCACGCGTAGCCGGGCCGATCTTCGCCGACGGGCCTCGGGCGAGCGCCGGGTGGTGCTGTGGCCGGACTCGTTCAACAACTACCTGACGCCGTCGGTGCTCGACGCCGCGTACGAGGTGCTCACCGCGGCGGGCTACGACGTCGTGCTCCCGGACCGCGGAGTCTGTTGTGGACTGACGTGGGTGTCGACGGGCCAGCTCGGCGTGGCCCGGCGCGTGCTGGACCGGACCCTGGACGTGCTCGCGCCCTACCTGGCCGACGGCTACGAGGTGGCCGGCCTGGAACCGAGCTGCACGGCGCTGTTCCGCGGCGACCTCCCGGCGCTCATGCCGGGTGACGAGCGGGCCTCCTTGCTGGCGTCCCGCACGTTCACCTTCGCGGAGCTGCTGGAGCGGGCGCCGATCCCGTTCGCGGCGCTGGACGTGGACGCGATCACGCAGGTGCACTGCCACCAGCACGCGGTACTGGGCTTCGGCCCCGACGAGTCGGCCCTCGCGGCGGCGGGCGTCCGCAACACGACGCTGGACTCGGGGTGCTGCGGCCTGGCGGGCAACTTCGGCTTCGAGCGCGGCCACTACGACGTGTCCAAAGCGGTGGCGGAGGACCGGATGTTGCCGGCGATCCGCGCGGCTTCTCCGGAGACGGTGGTGGTGTCGGACGGCTTCAGCTGCCGGACGCAGATCGAGCAGGAGTCGGGCCGCCGTCCGGTCCACCTGGCCGAGCTACTGCGGCGTGCCTTGCCCTGA
- a CDS encoding TetR/AcrR family transcriptional regulator, producing the protein MSEQPGRKRDAAATRLALLDAAAKLFAERGFDRTTVRDIAKLAGVNQSLLFRYFGSKEALFEAVIARNGREQLAATPPERLFSASLLSMLAPEGARNRTLETYLRSSGSDGVAAAIRQEIGEEYARVLATLTDAPDAELRADLALAWLMGIALVREISGKEPLASADPEEVCRLVLTATRTLLERSE; encoded by the coding sequence GTGAGCGAACAGCCCGGCCGGAAGCGGGACGCGGCCGCGACGCGGCTGGCGCTGCTGGACGCCGCCGCGAAGCTGTTCGCCGAGCGCGGGTTCGACCGGACGACCGTGCGGGACATCGCCAAGCTGGCCGGGGTCAACCAGTCGCTGCTCTTCCGGTACTTCGGCAGCAAGGAAGCGCTGTTCGAGGCGGTCATCGCGCGCAACGGGCGCGAACAGCTGGCCGCCACGCCGCCCGAACGGCTCTTCAGCGCTTCCTTGCTCAGCATGCTGGCGCCGGAGGGCGCGCGGAACCGGACGCTGGAGACGTACCTGCGCTCATCGGGCAGCGACGGCGTCGCGGCCGCGATCCGGCAGGAGATCGGCGAGGAGTACGCCCGCGTGCTGGCCACGCTGACCGACGCGCCGGACGCCGAGCTGCGCGCCGACCTCGCGCTCGCCTGGCTGATGGGCATCGCGCTGGTCCGCGAGATCTCCGGCAAGGAGCCGCTGGCCAGCGCCGACCCCGAGGAGGTCTGCCGCCTCGTGCTCACCGCGACGCGCACGCTGCTGGAGCGCAGCGAATAA